A single genomic interval of Hevea brasiliensis isolate MT/VB/25A 57/8 chromosome 4, ASM3005281v1, whole genome shotgun sequence harbors:
- the LOC110657291 gene encoding transcription factor MYB1-like: protein MGRSPGCSKEGFNRGAWTALEDKMLMDYVAMRGEGKWSSVARNTGLKRCGKSCRLRWLNYLRPGIKRGNFSDDEEELIIRLHKLLGNRWSLIAGRIPGRTDNEIKNYWNTNLAKKAQELQFTLPKLEKKQPYLAGPSATQQQDVQLVNVAIGPILETEKSSSLLCEGEFLKDFSVEELCQILDSDYLTKPSDVNVNDVREEEMDGVNKSETAEFLMKFEENWDGNASCVENDYMSRLVSFLDSDVEWSVMASITNICPE, encoded by the exons atggGAAGATCACCTGGCTGTTCAAAGGAAGGTTTCAACAGAGGAGCTTGGACTGCTCTTGAAGACAAAATGCTCATGGATTACGTCGCCATGCGTGGTGAAGGAAAATGGAGCAGTGTTGCTAGAAACACAG GTCTAAAGAGATGTGGAAAGAGCTGCAGGCTTCGATGGTTGAATTACCTTAGACCTGGCATAAAGAGAGGGAACTTCTCAGATGATGAAGAAGAACTCATTATCAGGCTTCACAAACTCTTAGGAAACAGATGGTCTCTTATAGCAGGGAGAATCCCAGGTCGTACAGACAATGAAATAAAGAATTACTGGAACACCAATTTAGCTAAGAAGGCACAAGAGTTGCAATTCACCTTGCCTAAACTAGAGAAGAAACAACCTTATCTTGCAGGACCTTCAGCAACACAGCAACAAGATGTTCAACTAGTTAACGTGGCAATTGGACCAATATTAGAGACTGAAAAATCATCATCGCTGCTGTGTGAAGGAGAGTTTCTCAAAGATTTTAGTGTAGAAGAGTTATGCCAGATTCTTGATTCAGATTACTTGACAAAGCCAAGTGATGTGAATGTTAATGATGTCAGAGAAGAAGAAATGGATGGTGTTAATAAGAGTGAAACAGCTGAGTTTCTGATGAAATTTGAGGAGAATTGGGATGGCAATGCATCTTGTGTTGAAAATGATTACATGTCACGGCTGGTTTCCTTTCTTGATTCTGATGTGGAGTGGTCGGTGATGGCATCAATCACTAACATATGTCCtgaataa
- the LOC110657290 gene encoding flowering-promoting factor 1-like protein 2 — translation MSVWVFNNPNGVITTQSASKRKALVHLPTGQVISSYPSLEQILRELGWERYYGGDSDLFQFHKHSSIDLISLPRDFSKFTSVYMYDIVIKNPNIFHVRDM, via the coding sequence atgtCAGTTTGGGTTTTCAATAATCCTAATGGCGTAATAACCACCCAAAGCGCTTCCAAGAGAAAGGCTTTGGTGCACTTGCCTACTGGGCAAGTCATATCTTCTTACCCTTCCCTGGAGCAAATACTGAGAGAATTAGGGTGGGAGAGGTACTATGGGGGTGACTCTGATCTCTTCCAATTCCATAAACACTCTTCCATTGACCTAATCTCTCTGCCAAGGGATTTCTCCAAGTTCACCTCTGTTTACATGTACGATATAGTGATTAAGAACCCCAATATCTTCCACGTCCGCGATATGTAA